A window from Theropithecus gelada isolate Dixy chromosome 1, Tgel_1.0, whole genome shotgun sequence encodes these proteins:
- the RXFP4 gene encoding relaxin-3 receptor 2 — translation MPTLNTSASPPTFWANASGGSVLSADDAPMPVKFLALRLMVALAYGLVGAVGLLGNLAVLWVLSNCARRAPGPPSDTFVFNLALADLGLALTLPFWAAESALDFHWPFGGALCKMVLTATVLNVYASIFLITALSVARYWVVAMAAGPGTHLSLFWARIATLAVWVAAALVTVPTAVFGVEGEVCGVRLCLLRFPSRYWLGAYQLQRVVLAFMVPLGVITTSYLLLLAFLQQRQRRQQDSRVVARSVRILVASFFLCWFPNHVVTLWGVLVKFDLVPWNSTFYTIQTYVFPVTTCLAHSNSCLNPVLYCLLRREPRQALADTFRDLRSRLWPQGGGWVQQVALKQVGRRWVASNPPESRPSTLLTNLDRGTPG, via the coding sequence ATGCCCACACTCAATACTTCTGCCTCTCCACCCACGTTCTGGGCCAATGCCTCCGGAGGCAGTGTGCTGAGTGCTGATGATGCTCCGATGCCTGTCAAATTCCTAGCCCTGAGGCTCATGGTTGCCCTGGCCTATGGGCTTGTGGGGGCCGTTGGCTTGCTGGGAAATTTGGCGGTGCTGTGGGTACTGAGTAACTGTGCCCGGAGAGCCCCTGGCCCACCTTCAGACACCTTCGTCTTCAACCTGGCTCTGGCGGACCTGGGACTGGCACTCACTCTCCCCTTTTGGGCAGCTGAGTCGGCACTGGACTTTCACTGGCCCTTCGGAGGTGCCCTCTGCAAGATGGTTCTGACGGCCACTGTCCTCAACGTCTATGCCAGCATCTTCCTCATCACAGCGCTGAGCGTTGCTCGCTACTGGGTGGTGGCCATGGCTGCGGGGCCAGGCACCCACCTCTCACTCTTCTGGGCCCGAATAGCCACTCTAGCAGTGTGGGTGGCGGCTGCCCTGGTGACGGTGCCCACAGCTGTCTTCGGGGTGGAGGGTGAGGTGTGTGGTGTGCGCCTTTGCCTACTGCGTTTCCCCAGCAGGTACTGGCTGGGGGCCTACCAGCTGCAGAGGGTGGTGCTGGCTTTCATGGTGCCCTTGGGCGTCATCACCACCAGCTACCTGCTGCTGCTGGCCTTCCTGCAGCAGCGGCAACGGCGGCAGCAGGACAGCAGGGTCGTGGCCCGCTCTGTCCGCATCCTGGtggcttccttcttcctctgctgGTTTCCCAACCATGTGGTCACTCTCTGGGGTGTCCTGGTGAAGTTTGACCTAGTGCCCTGGAACAGTACTTTCTATACTATCCAGACGTATGTCTTCCCTGTCACTACTTGCTTGGCACACAGCAATAGCTGCCTCAACCCTGTGCTGTACTGTCTCCTGAGGCGGGAGCCCCGGCAGGCTCTGGCAGACACCTTCAGGGATCTGCGGTCGAGGCTGTGGCCCCAGGGCGGAGGCTGGGTGCAACAGGTGGCCCTAAAGCAGGTAGGCAGGCGGTGGGTCGCGAGCAACCCCCCGGAGAGCCGCCCTTCTACCCTGCTCACCAACCTGGACAGAGGGACACCCGGGTAA